The genomic DNA CGCGAAGTCGCCGATCGCACGCATCATGGAGCACGCCGGCCGGCGCGGATGGTCGGACCTGACGCTGCTCTCGTCGCACGACAACGACTACAACCGCGATTACCTCGGCGAGGCGCCCGACGGCTCGCAGCTTCCGATGCTCAACGTGTTCGTCAAAGACGACGGAGCGATCCGGCATTTCTACGCAACCGAGCTGCTGTTCGCGAAGAACGATGCCGGCAAGGATGCGCGCCACATCGACCTGCTGTGGCCGCTGTGGCAGGTGCTCGATCTTACGCCGGGCGGTCGCGGCACCGGCTGGTATCCGAAGCTCCAGTATTGATGCCCGCCGCCGCGTCCCTCGATCTGCTCGACAACATCGTCTGGCACAGCCTTTCCGGACCGCAGCGCCGATTCGCTGCAGGAAGCGAAACCGCGCGGCGCTACGCGCGCGGGCTCAGCCCGCTCACCGGGTTTGCCGATCCCGCGCGCCCGGATTTTGACGCGCTCGCCGCGCATGCCGATATCGGCGAGCACCTGTTCTGCGGAGCATGGACCGGCGCTCCGCCGGCCGGATGGCGCGTCGATGCCGAAGTGCCGGCCGTACAGATGGTCTGGAACGGCGGAGTTCCGGAAGACGATGCGGCGCCGCATGCGATCGCGCTAACGGACGCGCATGTCGATGCGATGCTCGAGCTCGTTGCGCTCACGCAGCCAGGTCCGTTCGGGCCGCGCACGATCGAGCTCGGCGACTACTTCGGGGTCTTCGAGGACGGAAAGCTGGTCGCGATGGCCGGCGAACGCATGGAGGCCGGATGCCTGCGCGAGATCAGCGGCGTCTGCACGCGTCCGGAAGCGCAGGGGCGCGGCCTTGCGCGCGGCCTGATGCACAGGCTCATCCGGCTGCAGATCGGGCGCGGCCTCGTGCCGTTCCTTCACGTGATGAGCTTCAACACGCGCGCGCTCGAGCTTTACGAGCGCATGGGATTCG from Candidatus Limnocylindrales bacterium includes the following:
- a CDS encoding GNAT family N-acetyltransferase, whose translation is MPAAASLDLLDNIVWHSLSGPQRRFAAGSETARRYARGLSPLTGFADPARPDFDALAAHADIGEHLFCGAWTGAPPAGWRVDAEVPAVQMVWNGGVPEDDAAPHAIALTDAHVDAMLELVALTQPGPFGPRTIELGDYFGVFEDGKLVAMAGERMEAGCLREISGVCTRPEAQGRGLARGLMHRLIRLQIGRGLVPFLHVMSFNTRALELYERMGFGRHRELLMRIVCRE